TTAGAATGTCATTATGTTATGCCTAATCAGGGTGTAGTGTACTATTATGGTATGTcgtatatatacactatagcTATATACTTTGTAATCTTTGGAATGGCGGTGTTATAGACACAGGACTGcacactgcattgtgttttagATATTcgaaatcattttattttcttcctcttttgtgATCATGTAGGTGCAGTTATCCTTTAACACAGACACTCTTTGCTGAAACTACAACCACCTTCTAGGAAACGTCTAAAAAAAACCAACTTCAAGTAAAGACTCTATCTGTCTGACCATGGGAACACGTTTTCCTAAGATATTTTCTCCGTGGGTCCACGTGTCTGGCCTTAAGAAGAGATGTGCCGTATTGCTCGTGTGCGCCGTGCCAGCAGTGCCAGCGTACCGGCTTCACTGAACACCACAGGCTTCCTCATCCGAGCCTCAGACGCCGTGCTGCTGTAGACTGCTTCTGCATTTCGGTTATGGTGAATATTCCTCTTTTAGGATGGGATCACAAACACGGATACACACGGTCCGATTGTTTTTAGCACCGAATTAaaaggactaaaaaaaaaaaatacaaacaaaaaaaggttcatGCTGTTCCAAACTAGCGCTATACAGCTGTTGATGTCATGAAATAACATATCATCCCTGTTTAATGACCTACAGAAATGTGTTCAGGGTTCTAGCTTtgtattgtgttatttttatgaCTAAGTTGTTTCTCAGCGTAAAaactttgatttcttttttctttttttttttgtaaaatctgATCTAACCTTTTGTTAATTATGTTGAACCTGCCTTGAGAGCATGCTATATAGTCAAGAATGTGGTACGTCCtatattttattgattgaattgtttttttaaggcATATTTGAGGAGGTAGAAGTCGACGTACAAATAAACACGCACCTTTTGACGGAAGACGTTTAATGGAAAGGTGGTTTGAGATGATCAGATCGGTCCGATCAGCCCTGAACCATGAATGAAGCTGTGGAATGTTTACTGAATGTAAATGGcatgaaaatatgtttttgcACAGATCGGTGCCTCTGTAAAGTGTCCTGAAATTCCTTATTTTATCTAAAGAACGATGCACTTTGTAAATTTGCATTCGAATGTCCATTGTGTAGCAGGCTATGACAGTCCAGTTGCGTTATTCTTCCTTTGTATAGGTGATGTGTACTTTAGAAAGACTAAACAAATTATTCGTTTTGCGTTCACTGTGAAGCCAAAGGTGAACTTCTGATTCACTCATTAAAAGCTGatagatttcatttttttttttgcatttgtaaacAAATGACCtggatgtatttatttttcagccCCATAATTCATTTTGTGCTCTATTGTCTGCTTTAGACATGGAAAAGCAGCACCTGTGTGCTGAGTGGAGAGAATTAGAGTGGGAAAGAAATagatatacataaatatacataaggATGAGCATCTTTGTGTCTAATTTTTCATAGGATCTGACCAAAGGGAAAAACAAATCGCAACATATTTTTCGATGTATGAACTGAATGTGAGTAAATTGCATCTTTGCTACTGTTGTACTGTTGTAAATAAGAGTCACGTGTTTGAAAAGCGCTGTTTAATCCTACTTCATCAGAAGGCGTACGATTATCAAGACACCAGCAAACAGAGGGACGTGTAAGGAAACGGGCTGGGTTGGGATCAGGTTTTTACACGAGAGCAAATACTTCTAAGCATCGTTTAATGACGTGCGTATTCGTGGATGTGATTCTTGGTGGATTGTGCCACGCTGTTAAAATCCTAACACGTTTGAATTCCACTGCAGACTCGTAACAGACTGACTCGCCTTTCAAAAGCTCGTTTCTGATTATTTCCATTATTCTTGTGATGAGCTGTTCAGGTGTTTTTAATATGAatgggaaataataataataaaaaaaaaaaagtggtgaaatgtgttttgtgttttataaaaaaaaaaaaaaaagtaataataagaataaaacatatatatatatataaataaataaatagacacttaaaaaacatcacattttaaaaaatagatttatttatttttattttagacagtttaaaaggtttaaaatcatgcaagttaaaaataaataaataaatcatgtctTATAATTTCATTAGTGGATAAAAATCAGAAAGTTGTAGTAATTGCATTGATTGTGCTGGAggattaaaaacaggaaaatgtgTGTCAGGGTCATTCGTCATCTGCATCGTCAAAAGCCACTCCTGTAGCAGAGcgtttcctgaaaaaaaaaataaataaaaaaaataaaaaaaaccaagaaattatttttttctgtttctttttttttttttattattttactatgtGCCAATACTATAATTATTAGTTTTAAAGACATCATAACTattaattatgattattttaaatagtttgttactattatttgttctaaatatatgaaaataatataacaaaaacacaacaattataataaataataataaatattaataataggaGGCTGCTACAAAGACtaaatctacatttacacatactGCGACTCATTGGCAAAACAAAGGGGGCGTGTCCTGTGATGCACCAAACAAGTTGAACTTTATGCAAATACAGAGAGAATTGGTGCAGCAACGATCAATAGCAGTGAAGACAGTGGAGAACGTGTGGCCTGTCTCCTGGTCTGTTGTTGAAAGTGTAAAACAGCGCCGCTCACTGATTGAAAGTTACTATGGCAACAAGTACTTGAACAGGCAACTAAGAACAGGCGACTATATGTGTATGTAGAAGAAGATGCCTAAATTTACCACTAGTTAAAACTAGAAGCTCCGAGTAGCTTAAACTACTCATAACTTTTGATTCACTTCACATCAAAACCTCAATcatctttctctatttcttgAGTGTTCCCTAATGAATTTAAGAAGTCGACTTTGATCAAAACTAGacccccaaccacacacacacacacttctatatTTAAGAGGAGAGCATTAGGAAAACAACCAACTCACTTTTTTATGGTTTATCCATTAAGTGCAAACAAGTTTGTCAATTGAGTCACCAATTAGGAAGTGAAATcttagcaaaaaaaatgtgctgaTGGAAACAGCCCCCAAATTCTGTCCAATCACAAAATTTTGTTCACAGTATtgtaaaataccttttttttttttttataagcaatGCATTTGGATTATAACCTGAAAATCGATTTTACAACTAAAccccaaacaggaagtgaggatCAGAATCTAATTCAAAatcactgacttttttttttttactaaatgatTCCAATGATTCTACAAACTCTCTGTAATCTTAAAAACTTTACCAAGAGCTTGGCAAAGGAATATACAtccttttttaaagaaaatgcagaCTCTAAACACGTGTTTATGCGAATTGATTAAAGTCAGTCACTTTTTTGTTCCGGGGTTGATGAGCGAATCCCCTGGAAAGCGTTTCTTTACTGCTATCGTTGGCCCGGTTGGCTGTCTCCTGGGTTCGAATCCTAAACAAACAAAGCCACCATTAATCACAATGTAATCAATTACTTCACTATTCCACAtgttacatacactatacagacaaaagtattgggacacctgactttcccagccgtatgtggttcatccccaaacttttacctcaaaactgaaagcacacaattgtataggacgtatTTGGATACAATAGcaatacattttctatttacttgaactgggagacccaagTACAAAGGCTATACAAAGGCTTCATGCAGATAttgtttacatgagttggagtggaagatctcaagtggcctgctatagaggcTCTGACCTcacaaccctattgaacacctttggtaaaatgctgactgcaccccaggcctcctcaccctacatcagtaccctttgtggctaaatgagcacaaatctccactacCACCCTttaaaatcaagtggaacatcttcccagaagagtggaggtttttatacaGTAAgttaagactaaatgtggaataggattttCAAGAAGCATATACAAATCTGTGTCCACAAAGCTTTTAtccaaatagtgtatataaGGAACGGTGCAGGATGGCACTTGTACATACCCAAGTTCCTCTTCTGTGGGGTCTTAACTGGGCTGGATGAAGAGATGTCTCCTatcaaagttaaaaaaaaaaaaaaaaaaacaaacaaaaaaaaaaccctgccctTAGTTTTAGATATGGATAAGTGATATGACTGACTATAGACAAGATATCTGCATGATCTGCCAATTTCtggtgttttataaaaaaattataggtaatatattgtatttcaaACAGCTCTTGGAAATTTCCAAATGTTAGATATTCTACAGTTAGTAAATAAAGTCTACAGTATTTTATCCAAAACAGGTTAAAGGACAAGGTGCATGCTTTGAAGATAAAACGTGACAGATAGGATTTATATACCCGTATCGTCCTGTTGCATTAGACTGTCTGCCATCTCAAAAAGCAGATCTTTGAGCTCGGTCCTTCCCTCATGATCTGTAAGCTTTGAGAAGGACACACTGAATTCTGCAGCCTCAGAGCCAAGGTGAAGCATAGCGTTATCTTCCTGCAGTGAAACAAACGCACTGCCGCTCCTGCATGCGCGTCTAAGAAAAATACAACTGCTCATTAATCCTATTAGCACTCATCATACATCGGTTATGTTTGTATTAATAAAGTAAACAATCGTACTTTACTTTCAGGGCATAGTCTTCTGTTGATTTCAATGACAATTTCTTcttctaaaaagaaataaaataaaaacaattttttaatataatgagTCAAGAGCCATGATGGTCCAGGAACCCTTAGGGTCACATGATGTAAGATCATGGATCTGTGTTAATGAACATGTGCTATTTTATGATTAATATTTAGCTATAACAGCTGTGGGTCTATGTAATCGCTCACATCAATGAAATAGGTTTTTAGCAAAAGCCTAccaggttaaaaataaaaaggtacacAGCTGTGCAGTATTCAAACATCTGTATTTGCTACTAAAAGAGGTCTCTGGCAACAAGAAGGTTGAGCCCCAATTTCAAGGAACTTACAAGCTGTAAGAGGGTTTCCTCTGAAAGATCAGCTTTCCAAACAGCTTCACCATTGCTCAATCTAAGGAAGAAATCACACCACATGTAGTGAATAAACACACGTTTGAGACAATCCAAACCTCTGTACTGCATTCTCAACTCACCCAATGATAATCCCTGCACACTTCTTTTGTGTAAAACAGACATATTTGGTCTGATCTTTCTTATCTGTCAACGTGCAAATGACGCTCTTGGATTGAGAAACACTCTGATCCATGGTCAAGCAGCAGCACTAGAGCGGATACacagcaataaataaaacacgCATTGTTTATGCCTACAGGCACAACATATATACATGGGGCAGTCACGTGACCCAGTACATTAAGTAGTAGaagtacattttgtaaaaaattttattaaaaaacgcAAACacgcaaaaaataaacagaaattccGATggcaattataaataaaacaattcttaTAACCAATAATTGGTAtccaattattaataaataataatgtttctgCAGACGTAAACTTTGATGAACCGGAAGTAGAAGGGATCTGTTTCCATGCACAGGAAAACGTTTAGTActactgctattttttttttatttttttttttttattgaagacaataaaataaaagtaggaCATGCATACATATTTACAACAAAAATTAGGAATTTAGATCTTTGAGTCTATTCAAAGTTTTGATTGCTTTCTGGCTTAAAGGTTCGTGTAAAGTTtccaaataaatgttaaatttattGTTGAATTGAGAGATATTGTGCATCCTTTCTGACCATTTACATCTGTGTTATCGTTTCAATTTCCAAGCATAACAGTCCCACAGCACTACGTGGACATGATTTAGTCACGTGACCTGCGCTTCCACACGCGCTTGCGTTTTCCCTCGCCGCTCCAGTTTAGTGCGCATGCGTAGTACAGCGTGGAGGCGTTCAGCGAGCGAGTGTCGTGTTGGAGCATGAGAACATGGTGAAATGGGTTCCTCTCGAACCCGCAGCCTGCAGGTGTTTGACACGGAGTTGAGCGCGGACACTGTGGAGTGGTGTCCCCTGCCTCAGTACGCCCACATTCTAGCTTGTGGCACTTACCAGCTTCAGAAAGACGACGAGAAGGTGAGctgggaattaaaaaaaaagtaagctgGTGCTCAACCTGGTGTTCCTCCTTAATGCTCAGCTTGTGTTTGCAGAATCCCAGCAGGATCGGTCGACTCTACCTTTTCCAGTTTGACCAGCAACAGTCTTTTATTCCTCCACTGACCGAGATACAGCGCACTGACACTCCAGCTATACTAGATCTGaaatggtatgtgtgtgtgatggatatCCCCCCCTTACATGATCAGTTCAGTTGTGTTTGTAATGCCCTTTTAACAATGGAAGTGACCTCAcacaagtacacaaaccatgcacttaagttaaagtaggGATACAGTAGGtgaaatatgactccagtaaaagtccTCCTTTAAACTGTcaattgagtaaaagtacaaaagtctTCAAATGTACTTGAGTATCCAAGTAtatgctatgatttattatagctataatgttcctatgatcaCTTTTGTCACAAAACTCATTGCTCAATCAACTCAGGTTATGACTCTTAATGTTATTCTCAGCACACCAGTCTATTAAAAGAATGATGAtcatgagtcaaacactgattgatatccattaaaatgatcagaagcccaaaaccttattttcaactacttcgagtcaggagtttctttctttatttattccttcATAAAATTtcctgcttgctgttgaactgatgctgaactgtatgttcttGCTAAGTAGATTgagcagttacatttttatcctcataaataaaaaaaaaagaacgattatttcgcaaaatgtagtaagatatttgactttgaaatgtagaagatagagtaaaagtctccccaaattaAAATACtccagtaaagtacagatgtgtaaaaaagctacttaagtacagtaacattacatttacttcatcacTGTCCAACACTGGTCCCACAACTACTTTACAAACATAAAGATGTTCTAAAGCATTGATTTATAAGTTAATGCCTATCTGGTTTAACCCATACAAGTTCCTAATAAGAAAGCCAGTGGTgattgtggcaaagaaaaactccctgagactgcattaggaagaaacctggagaggaaccagatttaaaagggaacaaTTCCtaatctgggtggcaccgaatgtccatttattgaaATCCGAAGCAATtgcagcagactgtttatatccAAATGCATCCTCATAGTGCTCGAGTTGCTCAGATACTGTGGCATGAGACCATTCAGTGCTTTATGGTGatcgcttaatagtccggaaattatggtaatcATTTATagagcattttttttcatatcaaaagacttttttttaatcaggctCCGTCTCAAAAAAAGGCTAAAACTCTCTTAAGGCATTTAATGTCTATATCATAATAATTTACTAATagatttaaaggtgcactagGTCAGAttattgtttccttttttttttttcttttttttttacactttttaagaTCTGGTCTTTTATAATTCCCTCAGTCCCTCAGTCCTGCTATGTTCTTGCTAAGCTCCACAACCAGTGTTTATACAAGGTTCATCCAAACCAAAACAAGGCCCGAAGGTTTTCTAGGCAGTACAATTTTACTTGCGCAAAAAAGGTTAGACCTTTAAATCTGGTCGGTGTCTGTACAGATTGTTTCAGCACAGCTCTGTTACATTGCCGATGTGTTGGGATTGCAAATTTTCCTATCTGATTACAATCTAATCACGCTCATATCCATTGTATTACCAATACTACacaaacactgcacacactgatgtcattttgtttattgtgaAGAATTTACATTTAACTAGATCTGAAGGTCTGCTGTTAGTGCTGTGTTTGGTAAACTGGCTGAACGTGTGTTGTTTTCAACGCAGCTATTTTACTACAGGATTTCCTCAGGGCTCTGATGTAGGTCCACGCCTGTTTTCTTTTGTCTACGAAATGGCTCTGTTCGGATGACGTGTTTCAAAACTACTAGAAAGTATTGAGGTAGTGCTgagcaataaaacatttcccAGTATACAGATTCAGATGATTTACAAAaggggtgatgatgatggttttgTCCCTGTCTCTGTCATCTGTTTAGTTAGTTTTGGTACTTCCAGGTACTTTAATTGCCTCG
This region of Silurus meridionalis isolate SWU-2019-XX chromosome 27, ASM1480568v1, whole genome shotgun sequence genomic DNA includes:
- the paxx gene encoding protein PAXX, which gives rise to MDQSVSQSKSVICTLTDKKDQTKYVCFTQKKCAGIIIGLSNGEAVWKADLSEETLLQLKKKLSLKSTEDYALKVKRACRSGSAFVSLQEDNAMLHLGSEAAEFSVSFSKLTDHEGRTELKDLLFEMADSLMQQDDTGDISSSSPVKTPQKRNLGFEPRRQPTGPTIAVKKRFPGDSLINPGTKKKRSATGVAFDDADDE